The following proteins are co-located in the Vigna angularis cultivar LongXiaoDou No.4 chromosome 2, ASM1680809v1, whole genome shotgun sequence genome:
- the LOC108328606 gene encoding NAC domain-containing protein 90 isoform X1, producing MIKCSKMDVMPPGYRFYPTEEELISFYLHNKLEGEREDMNRVIPVVDIYDYNPSQLPQISGEASLRDTEQWFFFIPRQESEARGGRPKRLTTTGYWKATGSPNHVYSSDNRIIGIKRTMVFYSGRAPNGAKTDWKMNEYTAIKGEPSQLQLRKEFSLCRVYKKSKCLRAFDRRPPPRRNTTRHSIAENGEEQEKGSISTCYDYHQHQMLERSATCSPESSSSGDLDHDQPTLHGEGGTQMDVDNDPFLDWEKVDLFLGSES from the exons ATGATAAAGTGCTCAAAGATGGACGTTATGCCACCAGGTTATCGTTTCTACCCCACAGAAGAGGAGCTGATTTCGTTCTATCTTCATAATAAACTCGAAGGAGAAAGAGAGGACATGAATCGTGTTATTCCAGTGGTGGATATTTACGATTACAACCCCTCCCAACTCCCAC AAATCTCTGGAGAGGCGAGTCTGAGAGACACGGAACAATGGTTTTTTTTCATTCCGAGGCAAGAGAGTGAAGCTCGAGGAGGAAGACCAAAGCGTCTCACGACCACAGGGTACTGGAAAGCAACAGGGTCTCCGAATCATGTTTATTCTTCGGATAATCGAATCATAGGAATTAAAAGGACTATGGTTTTCTACAGTGGAAGAGCTCCAAATGGAGCCAAAACCGATTGGAAGATGAACGAGTATACCGCCATCAAAGGTGAACCATCACAG TTGCAGTTAAGGAAGGAATTCAGTTTATGCAGAGTGTACAAAAAATCCAAGTGTTTGCGTGCATTTGATAGAAGACCACCACCAAGGAGGAACACAACGAGGCATTCGATTGCTGAAAATggtgaagaacaagaaaaggGTTCGATCTCAACGTGTTATGATTATCATCAGCATCAAATGTTGGAGAGAAGTGCAACATGTTCACCGGAGAGTTCTTCCTCCGGAGACCTTGACCATGACCAACCCACCCTGCACGGTGAGGGAGGAACCCAAATGGATGTCGACAACGACCCTTTTTTGGATTGGGAGAAAGTGGATTTGTTCTTGGGATCGGAATCATGA
- the LOC108328606 gene encoding NAC domain-containing protein 90 isoform X2 encodes MIKCSKMDVMPPGYRFYPTEEELISFYLHNKLEGEREDMNRVIPVVDIYDYNPSQLPQISGEASLRDTEQWFFFIPRQESEARGGRPKRLTTTGYWKATGSPNHVYSSDNRIIGIKRTMVFYSGRAPNGAKTDWKMNEYTAIKGEPSQLRKEFSLCRVYKKSKCLRAFDRRPPPRRNTTRHSIAENGEEQEKGSISTCYDYHQHQMLERSATCSPESSSSGDLDHDQPTLHGEGGTQMDVDNDPFLDWEKVDLFLGSES; translated from the exons ATGATAAAGTGCTCAAAGATGGACGTTATGCCACCAGGTTATCGTTTCTACCCCACAGAAGAGGAGCTGATTTCGTTCTATCTTCATAATAAACTCGAAGGAGAAAGAGAGGACATGAATCGTGTTATTCCAGTGGTGGATATTTACGATTACAACCCCTCCCAACTCCCAC AAATCTCTGGAGAGGCGAGTCTGAGAGACACGGAACAATGGTTTTTTTTCATTCCGAGGCAAGAGAGTGAAGCTCGAGGAGGAAGACCAAAGCGTCTCACGACCACAGGGTACTGGAAAGCAACAGGGTCTCCGAATCATGTTTATTCTTCGGATAATCGAATCATAGGAATTAAAAGGACTATGGTTTTCTACAGTGGAAGAGCTCCAAATGGAGCCAAAACCGATTGGAAGATGAACGAGTATACCGCCATCAAAGGTGAACCATCACAG TTAAGGAAGGAATTCAGTTTATGCAGAGTGTACAAAAAATCCAAGTGTTTGCGTGCATTTGATAGAAGACCACCACCAAGGAGGAACACAACGAGGCATTCGATTGCTGAAAATggtgaagaacaagaaaaggGTTCGATCTCAACGTGTTATGATTATCATCAGCATCAAATGTTGGAGAGAAGTGCAACATGTTCACCGGAGAGTTCTTCCTCCGGAGACCTTGACCATGACCAACCCACCCTGCACGGTGAGGGAGGAACCCAAATGGATGTCGACAACGACCCTTTTTTGGATTGGGAGAAAGTGGATTTGTTCTTGGGATCGGAATCATGA
- the LOC128195374 gene encoding uncharacterized protein LOC128195374 yields MEEEQHTRDLIAQMQAQIQAQARTIQAQTHAQQEMQRRHAEEITMLRAERGRVERSTQHSESTADRGNNQHNDNAGSRNQQPSRHTDPNDRGRREPSPLRTDRPSSLLPFTAIVMQAPMPEKNPPVLDKYDGSTDPDNHLRIFTNAMVFYTDSDPVMCRAFSLSLKDEALEWYNTLPPNTVDCFATVENLFKRQYASNRNQEVTPAELVNTKQEKGETLKAFMKRYMETARRVKEVSQSFIITTLPSCLKPGYFAEKLYARPPKTMEELQERIAEFIRMEDMRISQRKRQQETEASGGRKDGKRPFDNNGKSGEFARTFKFNHYTPLNTPRAKVLEEALNAELLTLQTKPSPRYADERKRCHFHQNRGHTTEECITLKNEIERLVRAGHLRKYIQEARRSPERAYRKNERRRDYSRSPARHRERSVRGVIN; encoded by the coding sequence atggaggAAGAGCAACACACCAGAGATTTGATAGCGCAGATGCAGGCACAAATACAGGCACAGGCCAGAACCATACAAGCACAAACGCACGCACAACAGGAGATGCAGCGACGACACGCAGAGGAAATTACAATGTTGAGAGCAGAACGAGGTCGTGTCGAGCGGTCAACTCAACACTCGGAGTCCACAGCTGATCGGGGTAACAACCAACACAATGATAACGCTGGAAGTCGTAATCAGCAGCCATCTCGGCATACTGACCCGAACGATCGGGGAAGAAGGGAACCGTCCCCCTTACGAACCGATCGGCCCTCCAGTCTGCTCCCTTTCACTGCGATCGTCATGCAAGCTCCAATGCCAGAGAAGAACCCTCCTGTATTGGATAAGTACGATGGCTCGACAGACCCCGACAATCATCTCAGGATTTTCACCAATGCAATGGTGTTCTACACGGACAGTGATCCGGTTATGTGCAGAGCCTTCTCCTTATCACTCAAGGACGAAGCATTAGAGTGGTATAACACTCTTCCCCCAAacacagtggattgcttcgccACTGTGGAAAATCTTTTTAAAAGGCAATACGCCTCCAATCGTAATCAGGAAGTAACGCCAGCAGAACTGGTAAATACTAAGCAGGAAAAGggagaaactttgaaggcctttatgaaaaggtatatGGAAACTGCACGACGAGTCAAAGAGGTAAGTCAATCTTTTATCATCACCACTTTGCCTTCCTGTCTAAAACCAGGGTACTTTGCTGAGAAGTTGTATGCGCGACCCCCAAAAACAATGGAGGAGCTCCAAGAACGGATAGCCGAATTCATCCGCATGGAGGACATGCGAATTTCACAAAGAAAGCGACAACAAGAAACTGAGGCAAGTGGAGGTAGAAAGGACGGTAAACGACCGTTCGACAATAATGGTAAAAGCGGGGAGTTTGCCcgaacatttaaatttaatcattatacACCCCTCAACACACCTAGGGCAAAAGTTCTTGAAGAAGCTCTAAACGCTGAACTTCTCACACTCCAAACGAAACCATCTCCAAGATACGCAGATGAAAGGAAGCGCTGTCATTTTCATCAGAATCGTGGACATACTACAGAAGAATGCATTACGCTCAAAAACGAAATAGAACGTCTCGTTCGGGCAGGACACCTCCGTAAGTACATACAGGAAGCAAGAAGAAGTCCCGAACGAGCGTATCGGAAGAACGAACGAAGGCGAGACTATAGTCGTAGTCCTGCTCGCCATCGTGAACGATCGGTTCGCGGAGTTATAAACTGA